TTTATCGCTTTAGGATATCCCATCATATTAGGCACTGTTTTGGCAACTATTGTTTACACGGGAGGAATGTTTTTAGGCCTAACAGGGAAACAAGCGATGTTTGTTTTTTATGGGCTGGTTTTATTGACAGCGTTCCTCTTGGGGAAAATAAAAGGAACAGTTTTTGATGAATATACTGATGAAGGTTTATTGGGGAAGGAGGTGATTGACGCATGAGACGAAAAATATTAGCAGCTTTAATAATGGCATTGTTTGCGTCGTTTGTAATGAGTACGGGAGCTTTGGCACACACTCCTATGTGCTATTGCTACTTGAATGGAGACGGAACAATTACATGTGAAGGCGGGTTTTCCGATGGTTCGTCTGCAACAGGAGTAAAAATGACGGTCCAGGATAGTGATGGAGAAGTTCTTATAGAAGGAAAAATGGATGAGTTGAGTGAGTTCTGTTTTGAAAAGCCAGACGTTCCTTTTGTTGTAGTTTTTGACGCAGGTCCAGGTCACATTGTTGAAGTAAAAGGTGAGGATATCACAGACTGAAAAAAGCGCTACCAAGGAAACGGCGCTCGTTTCCTTGGTAGCGGCCACTTGAAAATGAGTAAAACCGTGCATAGAACACCAAAGATTATATCGTTAATAGTTGTGATTGACAAAGCAAAGGAGAGAAAATGATGATGATAAAGAATGCAACCAAAGCACTTTTAACAGGTATCATGGTTTGTGTTTTTGCTCTTCCGGCCTTTGCGCACTTTCAAATGGTGTATACTTCCGAGAGTGCCCTTGAAAAAGGCGGGGATATTGATCTTAAACTAGTGTTTACCCATCCCTTTGAAGCTGGCCATACTATGAAAATGGAGCAGCCTGAAGCATTTTATGTGGTTCACAAAGAAAAAAAGACAAATTTGCTCAAAGAAACTAAACAGATTACCTGGACAAGCCTTACTAATAGTGAAAAAGCTTTTGAACGGTCTTACAAGCTTAGAGGTATGGGAGATTTTGTATTTTGTCTCATCCCAGCTCCTTATTTCGAAGCACAGGAGGATGCCTACATCCAGCAAATGACAAAAGTTGTAGTTAATGTTGCCGGAATTCCTACGGATTGGGATGGAGAAATGGGACTTCCGGCTGAAATAGTTCCCCTTGACAAACCCTATGCACTTTGGACAGGAAATGTATTTAGAGGTATTGTCAAAAGCGAAGGCAATCCCGTTCCTTTTGCCGAAATTGAAGTTGAATATTTAAATCATGAACCACTTATGGATAAAAACAGTTTTGCAAAAGAAGCCCATGTAGAAGCTCCACAGGATGCATTTGTTACGATGACGATTAAAGCCGATGCAAATGGTTGTTTCACCTTCGGCATTCCTCGTAAAGGCTGGTGGGGATTTGCGGCCCTCGGTGTAGGGCCTAAGAATACACATGAAGGCAAGGAGTTAAGTCAAGATGCTGTTATCTGGGTTCAGGCCAGAGATATGAAGTAACATAAAGCATAGTTTCAATCTATCCCCTCTATTCCTTCTAACAACAAGCCGAGCACGAAGAAAAGTGCAATTTTGTGCTTGGCTTGTTGTTTAAGTATAAATAGAGAGAAATAATTGGCAAAAAGGGCCTATTTAGCGAAAATGTCAAAAGTTTAAAAAGCGTACCGATTATGACTTTAAAACGACCTTTTACGCAACATAAGATACATTATATGACACTATCTAAAACTACACTCCTTTACTTCTCTCCTCATTTAGCTCTTGTTAAAAATAATAAAAAAGAGATCCGCAGGTAGTTTACGGATCTCTTTGCTCTTTGAGCTTCAATTTCTACTTATAATTCTTTTAAGAAAAAAATTGAGCTTTAAATTTTATTAGTCAAGATATTCGTATGAATAAGAAGGACAATCTCCCCAGACCTTTTCTAAATGATAAAATTCTCGTCCCTTGCGGCTAAATATATGAATAACAATGTTTCCCGCATCTATCAGGCACCACTGGGTGCTGTTGCGTCCTTCTATAATCGATGACACCCCTTTTTTGTCGAGTGCTTCTTCTGTCGCGTTTAGCAGGGTTCCCATATGAATATCTGAATTGGCCGTCACGAGTATAAAGGTATCTGATATGGTTGATTTTTCCCCAAGATCCATCAGGGTAATATCTAGGCCCCTTTTATCGGCCAGAGCGTCAAGTAAAAACATATATTGGTTCACTAACTCCTTTTTATCACTCATTCGCGGATGATCCCTCCCTTTACTGTTTTGTTGTAATGTTCTTTACTCTATTTAATATTGTATCCTTATCGTGTCCAAGTACAAGCGTTACGTGGGCTATTGTTTCGTTTACTTGTACAAGCTGATTCGAAATACCACAGATCTCTTTGAGTATATTTGCGTTTTGCTGTGCTTCATCGCCCTTTTTGGTCGGGTATTGTATGCTTGAATAATGGTAGTCATAATGTTTGGCATTTCCTACATAGGCGACGTCAATTCCGGCTTTTTGGAAATAGGAAGATGCTGTCTTGCCTAGTCCCGCTTGCCCGTCTCCGTTAAGAATAGCTATAGGCATGTTCAGCTTTTTTACAAGTTCCATTAAGTTCTGTTCTTCTACTGTCTGTATAGCTGCTGTTTGAGTTGCGGCTTCTTCTGCGGCACTTTCTTCTCCAGGCAACGGGCCGCTGAGTAACGTTGATGCCGCAGCGAGGTCTCCAAGCCAGTAGCTTACATTAGATATATAAGCGGCTTTTCCTGGCAATGTAAAAAATGCCATATTTTGAGTATTTATATCTCTGAGATAGGAAGTCAACTGTACTGCCTGGGTCATTGTCATGTTCGTATTGACGAGATTAAGGATCTCCTTTGCGAAGTCTGGCAGCTTTGGCAGCATCTCTGGTGATTGTACCTTCTTCATGACTGCTTTGATAAATTGCTGTTGTCGCTGCACTCTTCCAATATCTCCCAAGGCATCATTTCTAAAACGTACATATTCAAGGGCTGTCTTTCCGTTCATTTGTCGCAGTCCTTTAGGTATATTGATGAAAAGTTTTCCTGCCTTATCCTGATAGTATAGTCTTTTTTCCACGTTGATCTCTACTCCACCAATCATGTCAACTATTTTAGGGAAGCTTTCATAGTTGACCAGTACATGATAATTAATTGGAAGACCAAGATAATTGATAATGGTTTGCCGTAACAGGTCAGTTCCACCGTAAGCATAGGCGTGATTGAGTTTTTGCCAGCCATGCCCCGGGATTTGTACTCGTGTATCTCTTGGGAGAGACATGAAACGAACAATTTTATCGTCTATGTCAATGGTCGCAAGTCCAATGGTATCAGAGCGATGTCCTCCTTCCACATCATCAATGCCTACTACGAGAACATTTATATTCCCAGTTTCCTTGTCATAGGAAATACTTTCTTTTATATGTTCTGGTTGAGGGGCAACAATGTTCTGCAGTCGAAAGAAAACACCTGCTCCTATTGAAAGTACAGCTAAAGTGGCAATTAACGCGATTTTGGTGATTTTCATTCCACTCACCGCCCAATCCTTTTGTATAGACCTTTTTTATAGATATACCGTTCTACAAGCTCCGGCACTAAATAGCGTATGTTTTTTCCGCTTTCAATGCGTTTCCTAATTTCTGTGCTGGAAATGGAAAGAAGAGGCGTTTCAAGAGGTATAACATGTCCTTTAAACTCTTCTGGCAATAGATCAGGAAGTAACCCCAATTTTTCTGTTTGGTAGCCTGGTCTATTAACTGCAACAATCTTGCATAACGTAGGAAGAGTCTTGTATTCTTTCCATGTAGTGATGTTTAGCACGGCATCAAGGCCAGTAATAAAGAAAAACTGAACGCTATCCGGTGCGTACCAATGGCGCATCTCCCGCAACGTGTCTACTGTATGGCTAGACTCTTTGCGGTCAATTTCAATCCTCGACAGTTTGAAATGAGGATTGGCAAGCGTTGCCAATAGTGTCATAGTATAGCGATCTTCCGCTAAGGAAACGCCCTTCATGCGTTTATGTGGTGGATCTCCGGTAGGGACAAATATTACCTCATCAAGACCCAACGCAAAAAAGGTTTCTTCCGCTGCCAGAAGATGTCCATAATGGATGGGATCGAATGTCCCACCCATTATTCCTATTTTTCTAGTTCGAATCACATGTCCGTCCAAATTCACAAGCATTGTCCTCCCGCTTTTACTCTTGAACCTGTTCGGGTTGGTATTCGAATTCTATTTCCCCTATAACCACTGTATCTCCTTCTTTGGCACCTTCTTTTTCCAAAAGCTCTTCAATACGATATTTTTTGAGAAGCCTTGCGAAATGATACAACGCGTCGTCCTGTTCAAAATCGTAACGCTTCAGTATTTTTTCCAGTCCTTCATGGATGACTCTGAATCCAGCGTCATCATCAAGTTTGACAACACGGGCCTTTTCAAATCTCCTTCTTGAAGTTGCAGCTCTTTCTTCTGGGTGTTCCAGAGTTTCAAATAGACGTATCTCGCTGTGAGGCCTGGTATGTTCTCTGCACAGTGCTACGATATTTCCCATAAACTCGGCTATTCCTTCGCCAGTAATGGCACTTGTGTTGTAATAGGGGATATTCCTGGCTTTCATAAAAGACTCTATAGCTGGGGCATTTTCATGGCCTCGCTCTATATCTATCTTGTTGCCCACCACCATATAAGGCCTTTCTAGAAGACTTTCCTTATAGGCTTTAAATTCACTGCAAATGACTTCCCATTGGTAAAGCACATCCTCTGGGGTGCCCACACTTAGGTCGAGAACATGAATAAGCACGCGGGTCCGCTCTATATGGCGGAGAAAATATATACCCAGCCCTTTATTCTCATGCGCGCCTTCTATTAGTCCAGGCACATCTGCAACTACAATTCGATCGTCATCTACCGCAAGGATCCCCAAATTAGGAGAAAGTGTTGTAAAGGGGTATCCAGCTATCTTAGGCCGCGCATTGGAAATTGCGGCCAAAAGACTTGATTTTCCTGCATTAGGAAGGCCTACTAATCCCACATCCGCAATGAGTTTGAGTTCAAGCCGCAGGTTTCTTTCTTCTCCTTCATCGCCTTTTTCTGCGAATCTTGGAACCCTTCTCATAGAGGTTGCAAAATGCATATTCCCTCTGCCTCCCCTGCCTCCCTTTGCTGCTACTACCTGGTCGCCAGGTTCTACAAGGTCGGCGAGTGGTTCGCCAGTATTCTCATCGTATACTATAGTACCACAGGGGACGAGAATAATAAGGTCTTTGCCAGTCTTACCGACTTTCTTTTGTCCTTGTCCAGGTTCACCATGTTCTGCTCTAAATTTCTTTTCAAATTCGAAGTCAGCTAAGGTATGAATGCCCTCTACTGCTTTGAGAATGATATTCCCACCGTTGCCGCCGTTAGCTCCATCTGGGCCGCCTTTTGGGACAAACTTCTCACGGCGAAAGCTAATGCAGCCGTTTCCGCCTCGTCCGGCTCTGACCATAATACGTACTAGATCAACAAATTTCATACTTTACCACCATCCGGTGTTCTAATGAAAAACAAGGGCCAATCTGCAAGGCCCTTGTTTTTATATACAAAATATAAACTTAAATGACATAAAATTTACCGTCATAAGGGTTACATAGTTTCTATAGAAACAAATTTTCTGTCACCTTTTGTATGATATTTCACAACTCCTGCTGAAAGAGCAAAAAGAGTGTCATCCTTACCGCGCCCCACATTCAAGCCAGGATGGACTTTTGTCCCGCGCTGACGAACAAGGATATTTCCGCCTTTCACTACTTCCCCTGCGTATTTCTTTATTCCAAGCCGTTTGCCAATGCTGTCTCGGCCGTTTGTTGTGCTTCCCTGACCCTTTTTATGAGCAAAGAACTGCAGATCAAAAAAATTGATACGCATTATTTTCGCACCTCCATAAATTTAACATAACCGGCATAACTTTCAGAAATTGTCTTTAGAGATAAAACTATTGTTTCAGCCAGCACCTGTATCTCTTTTTTTTCGGTTCTGGGCCACCATATTTTTATGGTGGCGTTTTCTTCATCCACTAAAAAAGAAGCTTTCTCGACGCAGGCCACCTCTTTGATTCCCACTGCTAAAGCTTGAACAAGTGCTGATATTCCTGCACAAACAATGTCACTTCCTGCTTTAGCGTATCCAGAGTGCCCCATTGCTTCCACTGAAACGATCTCCCCGCTTTGTCTTGTAATAGTAATAATTGTCATAACTGTGAGAGATCGTTACGCCTTATCTAGGCGTTGATGGAGTCGATTTTAACTTCTGTAAAATTCTGACGATGTCCCCTCATCCGTCGGTAATTCTTCTTGCTTTTATACTTGAAGACAAGAATCTTTGGGGCTCTTCCGTGCCGAACGACAGTAGCATTTACTGTTGCGTCAGAAAGATAAGGTGTCCCCACCTGAACTTCACTGTCATTAGATACCATAAGAATCTTATCAAAGACCAGAGATGCCCCTTCATCTACGTGAAGGCTTTCGATACGCACTACGTCTCCAGACTCTACCCTATACTGTTTCCCACCTGTTTCTACAATAGCATACATTAAGAAATGTCCTCCTCCCGCTGGGTATGTGTAGGTAGCTTTCGCTTTTAAACCTATCCCAAGCGTTATTTATACATAAGCTTTAGCATTGTACGTTTCTTCGAATAAGAAGTCAACTATTGAGATAGAAGTTTACCGGCATGCTCCTGGGCTTCAAGAAGAGTTGTGTTTCCTGAAAGCATCCTGGCAATCTCAAGTACCCGCTCGTCCTTTTCTATTTCTTTAATAAAGCTTTTATTTTCCTGTCGGGCCACTACAAAGTGTTGTTCAGCTAATGCCGCTATAGTAGCTTCATGGGTGATTAATATTACCCGGCACTTTTCTGCAAGTTGTTTGAGCTTGTATCCGGCTAAAACCGCGGCTTTCCCCCCCAGCCCAGCTTCAACCTCATCAAATACGAGGGTTCCAGGAAGTTGGCTATCAGGAAGGGCCAGTTGCAAAGCTAACAACAGCCTGCTCAACTCCCCTCCTGAGGCTATTTTCATTACCGGTCCAGGAGGCATCATTCCGCTTGCCATTAAAAACGAGATTTCATCAGCACCGGTACTTTTAATCTTGCCAAGGTCTGAGAGGGTTATTGAAAATGTTATATCCTCCATGGCCATGTCCCGGAGAGAATGGTTGACAGCTTCTTCAAGGGAACGGGCTGTTCTTTCCCTCTTCTTTCTGAGCTCAAGTGCCAGTCTGCTCGCTTCTCTTCTCAGTTTCTTTGCTTCTGCTCCACTTTGCTCTGAGCGCCGATAGCTCTCATTGAGCCATGTCAGGTTCATTTCAGCCTCTTTGCAATAGTTGGTAAGTTCTTCAAGGGTCCTGACGCCTGCCAAACGCTTAAGCTTTCGCAGCGTTCCTAATTTATTTTCAATTTCTTCCTGCTCGGCATAAAGATCCGAAAGTGATTGTTCTGATAAAAGAACGGTTAAACTTTGGGAAAGTTTCTGTAAGAAGACAAGGGCATTGTTCCCCAGCTCTTGATATTTAGAGCCCTTTTCCGTATCAGGGGAAATAATCTGAGTCAACTCGAGGCACAGGTTCTCTATAGAGTCAGCGATGCCCTCCCCAGTTTTTCCTCCTGTTAACCGCGCGAGTATCTGCTCTAGTTTGGTATGTTCATCTATGCTTTTAGATATCCTTTCAAGACGTCCCTCCCATATCGCCTCGCTGTTGGATTCAGGAGAAATGCTCTTAAAGGACTGAAGGATCGAATTGGCATTCTCATATCGATCTATAACTTCCTTTTGTTTCTTTTCTACGGACCGCAGCTCTTTCTCTTTCAACAGAGCATTAGAAAAGACGGAACGTAATTCGTTTTTCAGACAAATTATTTCTTCGCCGCCATAACTGTCGAGTATGTCCCGTTGTCTGTCTGAATCAAGAAGCTCAAGTTGTGCGAACTGGCTTTGTATGCGCAATAGGGGTGCTGCCACTTCATTAAAAAGTGAGAGAGGAAAAAGTTTTCCCTGTATGAAGGTCTTTCCTCGTCCATTTCTTGTAAAGACTCGTTTTAAAAAGAGGTTTCCCTCTTCAGAGCTTATCTCTTCTGGTAACTGAAGGGTTCTAGGGCAGAAAAAAAGGGCAATTACTTCTGCTTCTTCCTCACCGGCCCGAATCAGCTCAGATTGGGCCCTTTTGCCACTGGCAAACTCCAGAGCCCTCACAATGCTGCTTTTCCCCGCGCCGCTTTCACCAGTAATGGCTATAAAACGCCCCTTAAAGTGTAGGTGGGCAGAATCCAGCCCTCCTATATTTCGTAACGAAAGCTCTTCGAGCACCGGCCTCACTCCTTGTTTTCGTTTCGCTCGATACCTTGTCCCCACTTTAGCTTTTCCTGTAGGAGATCAAAGTATGTTCTTTGAGGCAGTGTCACGACATTGACAACTTTATCTCGGGAAAGAGAAAGCTCGATACGGTCTCCTGGCAAAATCTCATATCCAAGCTGCCCATCCTGGGTTAGCATAAGGTCACGATGGGTTCCACGAGGGATGAGGCTGATAACGTCATTTTCTCCTACGATAACGGGACGGGCATATAAGGTGTGGGCACAGATGGGAGCAAGCACCATACAAGGAACATGGGGAGGCACAATGGGCCCTCCCGCTGAAAGAGCGTACGCGGTTGAACCTGTAGGAGTGGAAACAATAACGCCATCTGCCGGTAACATATTGAAATAACGATTGTCTATGCGGATTTCTATAGTAATGACTCTGGCAAAGGCCCCTTTGGTAAGAACGAGATCGTTGAGGGCATAGAGCGTATGCTTGCGCCGTCCTTCCCTCCAGATAATTCCCTCAAGGATACGATGCTGCTGCAGTGCGTATTCTTCACGTAAAATCTGTTCCAGGTCAGCTTCGGCTTCTTCTGGTTTCCCGCAAGCTAGAAATCCTAGGTGTCCGAGATTAATACCATATAGGGAAATAGAGTGATTGAGTATATATCGGCTTGCCCGTAGAAAGGTACCATCACCGCCAATAACCACAGCGAAGTCTATTGTGGATTTCCATACGTCGTCAGGAGTCGCTTGCACCCCCAATATGGAAGCTTCGTGGGGTGGAAAGAGAAAAACTATTCCTTTCTTTTTCCCCCATTGAACAAGACGGTTGGCCATATCGAGTGCACCTTTCTTTTGTGTGTTGACGAGCATGCCAATCTTCTTTTCCATCAATTCTCTTCCCTTTCTTCTCAATTTATAAGAGTTCTATGGCTTTCTTCTACTAGTGTATCAAAATCAATGGCATGAGAATTCCCATGCCCATTTTTTTGCAGGTAGAATAAAAACTCTATGTTTCCTTTTGGCCCTTTTATGGGAGACCATGTAGCTCCCTTAAGCCGCAATGTTGTTTGTTCTTCTATAAAAAATGCAACCTCCGTGAGAATATCTTTATGAATTTCGGGCTTTCGAACGATTCCACCCTTACCAAGGCGGTCTTTCCCTGCCTCGAACTGTGGTTTTACAAGACATATTATACTTCCTCCCTTTGAAATAAGACTGTCAACTACAGGGAGGAGGAGCTTCAATGAAATAAAGGAAGCATCAATGGTCACCATGTCCAGAGGCTCATCAAAATGCTCCCGCTGCAAATAGCGGGCGTTAGTTCGTTCCATAACGACCACTCTTGAATCGTTTCGCAATTTCCAGGCTAACTGGCCATAGCCCACATCCACTGCGTAAACTCGACGGGCCCCTCTAGCAAGAAGAACATCTGTAAAACCACCGGTAGACGCTCCCAAATCCATGCAAACCTTGCCTTTCGGATCCACAGAAAAAACCTCAAGAGCCCGTAGAAGTTTATAGGCGCCTCTGCTCACCCATTCACTCTCGTTTGTTCTTATTTCAAGAGGTGCGTCTTCCGGAAGCAAGGTTCCAGCTTTATCAATTTTTTGCTGGGACGAGAAGACCTTGCCTTCCAGAATAAGAGCCTGAGCCTTCGCCCTTGTTGCAGCCAGTTTTCTTTCTACAATAAGTTTATCGACTCTTTCTTTGAGCTTCTTCTTTATAACAATTCACCACTCTCTGATACGTTAAGCCGCAGTATTCTCTTTGAATTGCGGGTGTTCCGTGAGGAACGAAGAGATCGGGGATCCCTAAAGGGAGAACACGGGCTTTAAAAGCGAATTCTGCGCTTCTGGACGCAATGGCTTCGCCTACCCCGCCGAATTTATACCCCTCTTCCAAAATGATTACGAGGTTATCCTTTTGGAGGGTTTTGTCAAGGGTGGTCCAGTCCAGGGGTTTGGCACATCGAAGGTCCATAACAGATGGGGCTGGTACTCCTTCCTCTATGGCCCTTTCCCGGCTTTTCAGGCAGAGATCAATGGTCGCCCCCATCCCTATAAGGGTCCACTCCTTACCATCCATCAGGATTTCACTCTGAAAAGGGGATAGTGCCGGCGTTGTCTCATGACGAATTATTGCTTCCGGGGCAATTCCCCTTGAATATCGGATGATTGTTGGCTTATGGTGAGCCAGGCCGAACTGAAAGGCTTTTTCGAGATCTATCCTGTCTCTAGGAATAAGCATATTTACGTTAGGTATAGTTTTGCACCAGGCAATATCAAAAAGTCCCTGATGCGTTTCCCCGTCTTCACCGACAAGGCCTCCTCTATCCACGGCTATGACCACAGGGAGATCTTGAAGGGCGATATCGTGGGCCAGCTGATCCATAGCCCTTTGAAGAAAGGTGGAATAGATGAACACAACCGGTCTGAGCCCACCGGCCGCCATCCCGGCCGCCATGGTAAGCATGTGCTCTTCGGCTATTCCCACATCAAAGAAACGGTCGGGAAAACGGAGGGCAAATTCATCGAGGCGGGTTCCATTCTTCATGGCTGCTGTGAGACAGACTATACGGGAATCCTTTTCTGCCATTGAGCATAATACTTCAGTAGCGGAAGCACTCCAGCTTGTACCTGTAGTTTTTTTTACAAATCCATTTACAGGTACTCCATGATAGGTATCAGGATGTTTTTCAGCACAGGGAAGCCCTTTCCCCTTTTTCGTCACTACATGGATCAGTACGGACTTATGATAGCTTTTTGCCATTTTAAGAACCGTTTCCATTTCCTCTATGTTATGTCCGTCAAAGGGGCCCCAATAATTGATATCAAGTTCGTCAAAGATATTGTCAGGTTTCACCAGGGATTTTATATGGTCCTTAAATTTAGCCAAAACATTTTCTATTGACTGACCCTGAGGTATAGAGGCGCAGGATTCTTTAATATATTTCTTCAAGCTGTTATATGCCTGGCTAGAGCTTAATTTGGCCAAATGAGATGCAAAGCCTCCAACACGATGGCCGATGGACATTTTGTTATCATTCAGTATGTATATCACTTTGGTATGGGCGTCTTTTGTGTAGTTTAAGGCTTCAAAGGACAATCCATTCAAAAGAGCTCCATCGCCAATGACAGCCACCACATGGTGCTTTTGGTTCTGAATATCACGGGCTTTACAGTACCCTAGGGCAGCGGATAAGGAAGTACTGCTATGTCCAACGTTGAAATGGTCACAGGGGCTTTCTTCACGCTTGGGAAAGCCGCTTATTCCACCCCATTGACGAAGGGTGGCAAACTGATCTTTTCTATCAGTGAGAATCTTATAAGCGTAGGCCTGATGTCCTACGTCGAAAATAATTCTATCTTCAAGGGGGTTGAATTGCCGCAATAGTGCCACGATAAGTTCAACGGCGCCAAGAGACGATGCTAGATGTCCCCCGTTTTTGGTTACAACTCGTATAATCTCTTCCCGTATATCCTGGCATAAAAAATCCAGGGCTCCGCGGGACATATCTTTTAGATCACGATAGTCTGTCAGTTTGTTCAAAATTCGCATGATCTTTGCAGTGTTGCCTCCTTTACGACGTCAACGACTTCGTTTGGAAAGGGAGAGAGCCAGTTTTTGGAAAAAAACTGCTGAGGAACCTAGCATAAAGAGAGATTCTGCAGCCTCTTTACTTTCTTTTAAAGCCATTTTACGAGCCTCTTCCAATCCGAACTGTGTGACAAACGTAATTTTTTGTTGCGCCGCATCTTTACCGGGAGTTTTCCCCAGTTCTTCTGGTGAAGACGTTACATCTAGTATATCGTCAACAATCTGGAACGCCAAACCCAAATGGCGTCCGTATTTTCCAAAGGCTCCCGCTATTTCTTGAGAAGCTCCTCCCAGAATAGCTCCCG
This region of Aminobacterium colombiense DSM 12261 genomic DNA includes:
- a CDS encoding LCP family protein; amino-acid sequence: MKITKIALIATLAVLSIGAGVFFRLQNIVAPQPEHIKESISYDKETGNINVLVVGIDDVEGGHRSDTIGLATIDIDDKIVRFMSLPRDTRVQIPGHGWQKLNHAYAYGGTDLLRQTIINYLGLPINYHVLVNYESFPKIVDMIGGVEINVEKRLYYQDKAGKLFINIPKGLRQMNGKTALEYVRFRNDALGDIGRVQRQQQFIKAVMKKVQSPEMLPKLPDFAKEILNLVNTNMTMTQAVQLTSYLRDINTQNMAFFTLPGKAAYISNVSYWLGDLAAASTLLSGPLPGEESAAEEAATQTAAIQTVEEQNLMELVKKLNMPIAILNGDGQAGLGKTASSYFQKAGIDVAYVGNAKHYDYHYSSIQYPTKKGDEAQQNANILKEICGISNQLVQVNETIAHVTLVLGHDKDTILNRVKNITTKQ
- the rpmA gene encoding 50S ribosomal protein L27, coding for MRINFFDLQFFAHKKGQGSTTNGRDSIGKRLGIKKYAGEVVKGGNILVRQRGTKVHPGLNVGRGKDDTLFALSAGVVKYHTKGDRKFVSIETM
- a CDS encoding NAD(+)/NADH kinase; the protein is MEKKIGMLVNTQKKGALDMANRLVQWGKKKGIVFLFPPHEASILGVQATPDDVWKSTIDFAVVIGGDGTFLRASRYILNHSISLYGINLGHLGFLACGKPEEAEADLEQILREEYALQQHRILEGIIWREGRRKHTLYALNDLVLTKGAFARVITIEIRIDNRYFNMLPADGVIVSTPTGSTAYALSAGGPIVPPHVPCMVLAPICAHTLYARPVIVGENDVISLIPRGTHRDLMLTQDGQLGYEILPGDRIELSLSRDKVVNVVTLPQRTYFDLLQEKLKWGQGIERNENKE
- a CDS encoding DNA repair protein RecN: MLEELSLRNIGGLDSAHLHFKGRFIAITGESGAGKSSIVRALEFASGKRAQSELIRAGEEEAEVIALFFCPRTLQLPEEISSEEGNLFLKRVFTRNGRGKTFIQGKLFPLSLFNEVAAPLLRIQSQFAQLELLDSDRQRDILDSYGGEEIICLKNELRSVFSNALLKEKELRSVEKKQKEVIDRYENANSILQSFKSISPESNSEAIWEGRLERISKSIDEHTKLEQILARLTGGKTGEGIADSIENLCLELTQIISPDTEKGSKYQELGNNALVFLQKLSQSLTVLLSEQSLSDLYAEQEEIENKLGTLRKLKRLAGVRTLEELTNYCKEAEMNLTWLNESYRRSEQSGAEAKKLRREASRLALELRKKRERTARSLEEAVNHSLRDMAMEDITFSITLSDLGKIKSTGADEISFLMASGMMPPGPVMKIASGGELSRLLLALQLALPDSQLPGTLVFDEVEAGLGGKAAVLAGYKLKQLAEKCRVILITHEATIAALAEQHFVVARQENKSFIKEIEKDERVLEIARMLSGNTTLLEAQEHAGKLLSQ
- a CDS encoding DUF4198 domain-containing protein, translating into MMIKNATKALLTGIMVCVFALPAFAHFQMVYTSESALEKGGDIDLKLVFTHPFEAGHTMKMEQPEAFYVVHKEKKTNLLKETKQITWTSLTNSEKAFERSYKLRGMGDFVFCLIPAPYFEAQEDAYIQQMTKVVVNVAGIPTDWDGEMGLPAEIVPLDKPYALWTGNVFRGIVKSEGNPVPFAEIEVEYLNHEPLMDKNSFAKEAHVEAPQDAFVTMTIKADANGCFTFGIPRKGWWGFAALGVGPKNTHEGKELSQDAVIWVQARDMK
- the rplU gene encoding 50S ribosomal protein L21, which gives rise to MYAIVETGGKQYRVESGDVVRIESLHVDEGASLVFDKILMVSNDSEVQVGTPYLSDATVNATVVRHGRAPKILVFKYKSKKNYRRMRGHRQNFTEVKIDSINA
- the rsfS gene encoding ribosome silencing factor, producing MSDKKELVNQYMFLLDALADKRGLDITLMDLGEKSTISDTFILVTANSDIHMGTLLNATEEALDKKGVSSIIEGRNSTQWCLIDAGNIVIHIFSRKGREFYHLEKVWGDCPSYSYEYLD
- a CDS encoding ribosomal-processing cysteine protease Prp, translated to MTIITITRQSGEIVSVEAMGHSGYAKAGSDIVCAGISALVQALAVGIKEVACVEKASFLVDEENATIKIWWPRTEKKEIQVLAETIVLSLKTISESYAGYVKFMEVRK
- the obgE gene encoding GTPase ObgE, producing MKFVDLVRIMVRAGRGGNGCISFRREKFVPKGGPDGANGGNGGNIILKAVEGIHTLADFEFEKKFRAEHGEPGQGQKKVGKTGKDLIILVPCGTIVYDENTGEPLADLVEPGDQVVAAKGGRGGRGNMHFATSMRRVPRFAEKGDEGEERNLRLELKLIADVGLVGLPNAGKSSLLAAISNARPKIAGYPFTTLSPNLGILAVDDDRIVVADVPGLIEGAHENKGLGIYFLRHIERTRVLIHVLDLSVGTPEDVLYQWEVICSEFKAYKESLLERPYMVVGNKIDIERGHENAPAIESFMKARNIPYYNTSAITGEGIAEFMGNIVALCREHTRPHSEIRLFETLEHPEERAATSRRRFEKARVVKLDDDAGFRVIHEGLEKILKRYDFEQDDALYHFARLLKKYRIEELLEKEGAKEGDTVVIGEIEFEYQPEQVQE
- the nadD gene encoding nicotinate-nucleotide adenylyltransferase, producing the protein MNLDGHVIRTRKIGIMGGTFDPIHYGHLLAAEETFFALGLDEVIFVPTGDPPHKRMKGVSLAEDRYTMTLLATLANPHFKLSRIEIDRKESSHTVDTLREMRHWYAPDSVQFFFITGLDAVLNITTWKEYKTLPTLCKIVAVNRPGYQTEKLGLLPDLLPEEFKGHVIPLETPLLSISSTEIRKRIESGKNIRYLVPELVERYIYKKGLYKRIGR
- a CDS encoding TlyA family RNA methyltransferase, which encodes MKKKLKERVDKLIVERKLAATRAKAQALILEGKVFSSQQKIDKAGTLLPEDAPLEIRTNESEWVSRGAYKLLRALEVFSVDPKGKVCMDLGASTGGFTDVLLARGARRVYAVDVGYGQLAWKLRNDSRVVVMERTNARYLQREHFDEPLDMVTIDASFISLKLLLPVVDSLISKGGSIICLVKPQFEAGKDRLGKGGIVRKPEIHKDILTEVAFFIEEQTTLRLKGATWSPIKGPKGNIEFLFYLQKNGHGNSHAIDFDTLVEESHRTLIN